The Deltaproteobacteria bacterium sequence AACGGCCGCCTTCAAGGAACGGTGAAATGCGATACTTTGCACACAGGGCCTAGCAGTCACCTCGAGGCCAACATTGTAGCAGGCAACATGTTTCTCTCCGGCAGAGTGGAAGGCGAAACCCTGGTACATCAGCATCTGGCCATTACCAGTACCGGGGTGCTCTCCGGCAAGGTTTCTTATGAAACCCTGTCAATAGAATCCGGCGGCATACTCAATGGCGATGTATTGAAGAAGCAAATGAACTCCAACAAGGTTCTCTCTCTGGAGGAAGCAGGCGAGCCAAAATCAGAGAATCAACCGTCCAAGAAACCATCCGGCAAGTCCAGTACAGGATAATGTCTGAGCCCGGTTCATCCTCCAGCCTGGGCGAAGGAATGAACCAGCTGCTCAGACAACATCAGGAGGGAATTGACAAAACCG is a genomic window containing:
- a CDS encoding polymer-forming cytoskeletal protein, which gives rise to MAIWKKKTEKSANRKGLTFIGDNCKIEGRVEVQGELVVNGRLQGTVKCDTLHTGPSSHLEANIVAGNMFLSGRVEGETLVHQHLAITSTGVLSGKVSYETLSIESGGILNGDVLKKQMNSNKVLSLEEAGEPKSENQPSKKPSGKSSTG